The following proteins come from a genomic window of Gimesia sp.:
- a CDS encoding dolichyl-phosphate beta-glucosyltransferase, with product MSPAIIVVPCYNEEKRLEILQFRKHVARHPEHSFLFVNDGSSDRTALVLDDLHAADPDHFKVLHLSHNQGKAEAVRQGMQQALQSGVEYAGFWDADLATPLESIPDFVAQLEQMPERSMVLGARVKLLGRQIERKQLRHYLGRIFATSASTVLWLPIYDTQCGAKLFRVTRENQSLFATRFLTNWIFDVELLARSRQLERFFGCPKLEDTVYELPLTSWRDVAGSKVKPHDFFKAFFELCTIYWRYLRPSLKSPFTQLPTQIETQSKRKAA from the coding sequence ATGTCACCAGCTATTATTGTCGTCCCCTGTTATAACGAAGAGAAACGGTTAGAGATCCTCCAGTTCCGTAAGCACGTCGCGCGGCACCCGGAGCACTCTTTTCTGTTCGTTAACGATGGCAGTTCCGATCGCACTGCGCTGGTCCTGGATGACTTGCATGCTGCTGATCCCGACCACTTTAAAGTTTTACATCTCTCCCACAATCAGGGAAAGGCCGAGGCGGTCCGTCAGGGAATGCAGCAGGCATTGCAATCCGGTGTGGAATACGCAGGTTTCTGGGACGCAGATCTGGCTACACCCCTGGAATCGATTCCGGATTTTGTCGCACAGCTGGAACAGATGCCTGAACGATCCATGGTTCTGGGTGCCCGCGTCAAACTGCTGGGACGTCAGATCGAAAGAAAACAGCTGAGGCATTACCTGGGCCGCATCTTTGCAACATCGGCGTCTACAGTATTATGGCTTCCCATCTACGATACACAGTGTGGCGCAAAGCTGTTTCGCGTCACGCGGGAAAACCAGAGTCTGTTTGCCACAAGGTTTCTCACCAACTGGATCTTCGATGTAGAGCTGCTAGCACGGTCGCGGCAACTGGAGCGATTCTTTGGATGCCCCAAGCTGGAAGATACCGTCTATGAACTGCCCCTGACCAGCTGGCGGGACGTGGCAGGCTCTAAAGTGAAGCCTCACGATTTTTTCAAGGCGTTTTTCGAGCTCTGCACCATTTACTGGCGTTATTTGCGTCCTTCTCTGAAATCGCCATTCACTCAGTTGCCGACTCAGATTGAAACGCAGTCGAAGCGCAAAGCAGCATAA
- a CDS encoding PQQ-binding-like beta-propeller repeat protein gives MKKILLRFALLNSFACCALLASTGCESRDAEKPEAMPETTTDLGGSAPIEEAGSTTGGAGVNVPEEKPEMKKEEQALDSDGNPVKPEVEAKPKAEEKPKADPKPEKKAEETSQTKPEEKTELVSKEAKSDAKVAGDWPMWGGDPTRNMVNKTTGISLNFKPGEGDDKGENIIWVSKLGSQTYGNPVVANGQVYVGTNNGGKYRPQHKDDLGVVLCFDEKTGDFKWQLSREKLPQGRVNDWPEQGICSTPCIEGDRVWVVTNRCELMCLDANGFYDNENDGPYKDEKDTDKTDADIIWNLDMIEDLGVFPHNLATSSPVVHGDYVFLLTSNGVDEAHLEVPAPRAPCFLAINKNTGEVIWEDNTPFDQILHGQWSSPAIGVVNGQTQVYFPGGDGWLYAFTPEGDGDGNAKLIWKFDLNPKDSKWELGGRGTRNAIISTPVFKDNSVVLGVGQDPEHGEGVGHIYRIDATKKGDISPQISDGKEGWKENPNSGQIWHYGGEDTDGKLTGKKGELLYRRTMSTVGIEDGLVYAPDLSGFVHCLDFATGKRYWEYDMFAACWGSPMVVDGKVFIGNEDGMLIILKAGKEKKLLEEKTFNSSIYSTPTIANGHMFVSDRSRLYKIKVTE, from the coding sequence ATGAAAAAGATTCTATTACGATTTGCCCTGTTGAACTCATTTGCATGCTGTGCACTGCTGGCTTCCACAGGTTGTGAATCCCGCGATGCTGAGAAGCCGGAAGCGATGCCGGAAACAACGACGGACCTGGGTGGTTCTGCTCCGATTGAAGAAGCAGGTTCAACCACCGGTGGTGCCGGAGTAAATGTTCCGGAAGAAAAACCGGAGATGAAAAAAGAAGAACAGGCTCTGGATTCTGATGGGAACCCCGTAAAGCCTGAGGTAGAAGCCAAGCCGAAAGCCGAGGAAAAACCCAAAGCCGATCCTAAGCCGGAAAAGAAAGCTGAAGAAACCTCGCAGACCAAGCCTGAAGAAAAAACAGAACTGGTCAGCAAAGAGGCAAAATCGGATGCGAAAGTCGCAGGTGACTGGCCGATGTGGGGGGGAGACCCTACCCGGAACATGGTCAATAAGACCACCGGCATCTCCCTGAACTTTAAACCCGGCGAAGGGGATGATAAAGGCGAAAACATCATCTGGGTCTCCAAGCTGGGTTCACAGACTTACGGTAACCCGGTTGTGGCCAATGGACAGGTTTACGTCGGCACCAATAACGGTGGTAAGTATCGTCCTCAGCACAAAGACGACCTCGGTGTCGTACTCTGCTTCGATGAAAAAACCGGTGACTTCAAATGGCAGCTCTCGCGAGAAAAACTGCCCCAGGGTCGTGTGAACGACTGGCCGGAACAGGGGATCTGTTCGACTCCCTGTATCGAAGGAGACCGTGTCTGGGTCGTTACCAATCGTTGTGAACTGATGTGCCTGGATGCGAATGGCTTCTACGACAACGAAAATGATGGCCCTTACAAGGATGAAAAGGACACCGACAAAACAGACGCCGACATTATCTGGAACCTGGATATGATCGAAGACCTGGGTGTCTTCCCGCATAACCTGGCAACCAGTTCGCCGGTCGTCCATGGCGACTATGTCTTCCTGCTGACATCCAACGGCGTTGATGAAGCACACTTGGAAGTCCCTGCTCCACGGGCTCCCTGTTTTCTAGCAATCAACAAAAACACCGGTGAGGTCATCTGGGAAGACAACACCCCATTCGATCAGATTCTACACGGTCAATGGTCATCACCCGCCATCGGTGTGGTGAATGGTCAGACCCAGGTTTACTTCCCCGGTGGGGACGGCTGGCTGTACGCCTTCACTCCCGAAGGAGACGGCGATGGTAATGCCAAGCTGATCTGGAAATTCGACCTGAATCCCAAAGACTCCAAATGGGAACTGGGTGGTCGCGGTACCCGTAATGCGATCATCAGCACCCCGGTCTTCAAAGACAACAGCGTTGTGCTGGGTGTCGGACAGGACCCGGAGCACGGTGAAGGAGTCGGTCATATCTACCGCATCGATGCCACCAAGAAAGGCGATATCAGCCCACAGATCTCTGATGGTAAAGAGGGCTGGAAAGAAAACCCGAACTCGGGCCAGATCTGGCACTACGGTGGTGAAGACACCGATGGTAAGCTGACCGGCAAGAAAGGTGAGCTGCTTTACCGTCGAACAATGTCAACTGTCGGGATCGAAGACGGACTGGTTTATGCACCAGACCTGAGTGGTTTCGTACACTGCCTCGATTTCGCAACCGGTAAACGCTACTGGGAATACGACATGTTTGCCGCCTGCTGGGGATCCCCCATGGTGGTTGACGGGAAAGTATTCATTGGAAACGAAGATGGAATGCTGATCATTCTCAAAGCCGGCAAAGAAAAGAAACTGCTGGAAGAGAAGACCTTCAATTCCTCAATCTACAGTACACCCACGATCGCCAACGGACATATGTTCGTTTCTGACCGTTCCCGGCTGTACAAGATCAAAGTGACTGAATAG